GAAAAACAGTTAacagaataatacaaaaattaaaaccaCTCAAGTGTTATTATGAATGTTTTCAAACATAAATGCTATTACTTACAAGTACATATGGACTATCAGTAGATGCTTCAACTAAGCTATACAGTACAAAGGCATTTCAAAACTACCTTACCTGTGTGTCCCCCAGGCAGGTGGTTAACAAAATGAACAGGCCCTGTTGATTAAATAACAGAGGTTACTGTGCAAGAAATACTTGCATTGGTTCAGATGTCCagttaaaaaaatcatagtaaGCATACCTGGAATGAGTTCAACAGGCTAAAGGCATAATTGGCCACAGAGGCCAAGTCTCCGGATGAGAGGTCGAAAAATGTTACACCAAATCCGAAGATCCAAGTGACGCCAAAGATCGGGGTCAGCAGAATGACCGTCCTCATGATAGTTTTGGCAGccattctctctttttcacaaCGCGTTTCTGTGGATTTGGGGTGGTCCAAAAGCTTCATGATCACCACCAGCATGGAGAACACGTTGAGGAAAACAATTATGCCAACTGGTACGAGAAACGAATGGAGGGACCCTTTAAATAGTCCATTGTACACCAGCCAACAGGTGTCACTGTTGTAGTACAAGCTTTCAGTACCGCCATTGCACAGAAGAAATGTGAGCACAACAATAATCAACGGACATGCATAGCCCAGGATCAATGAGAACCTCAGGTAGTCTTTCTTGCTCACAATGTGGAACAGGAATACTGCTTGATGAAGAAGCGTGCTGCTCAGACACAACATCCAAAAGAACATGGACAAGTAACAGAAATGCTTCAACACCACCAACGTCTTGCACATGGTTTCCGATATATTCTGTGGCTTAGAAGATGCTAAAAAACAGCAATCTGCCAGCAGCAAGCATAGAGAAATGTTTACGTGGGCCAGGTGCCTTAAATATAAGGTGTTCGTTTTAACCACAGCACTCCAGACGGTAAATTCTATCGCAAGACTAATAACCAAGGACATGACCGATATTGACAGTCCAACAAAGGTTATCTCAGACAATCCGGCGAGCTCTATGGGTTCCCTCGCCATTAGAATGGCAAACGAGGACAAATGGCTGCAAATACAGCGTCCGCCACTTCCCCAAGGGCCCGACCACTCGCAACCGTCTTCTGACCATTGTCTGGTGGTGTTGTCCCAATAGACGCACTTTATCTCAACATTGCGAGGCCTCTCACGCTCCAACTTGAAATCAATTTCCACCTTGACTGAATCCAATTGTTTCGTCTCGGCGGTTGTCGACACAATGATGCTGTTGAGCTTGTACTTCTTATCAGTTTGGGGCAAGTACTTTCCCAGTTGTTTGATTCCAGTCGTTTTCACCGTGCCACTGTCTGCACTATCAAACTTGACGGTGACGCCGAACGCGGTGTTGGTACATATTGACCCCCGCTCTTTATTACACGAGTCTACctctatgtttgtttttctattgttaGCTGTTATGTTTGACGCCGCAATTAATTTCTCAAAACAACCCAGATACGTCTCAGCCAATGACAAATTGCCCTCAACTGTTCCGTTCCAAGATTTTGCAAGAGACTTTGCCATCAAATTGCTGGAAGAGTCCAGAAGGtcctgaaaagaaagaaaacaagatcgTTTGAATTGCAGCTGAAGTCTgcacgaagaaaagaaaagaaagaaaaaaaaggcttttcgCCATTGTATTaattgtgaaagaaagaaaaagtacagCAGACTCACATGGATACaaggaaaatgtgtctgtttgacaaaaataataatataataatagaaAAGTTGTCATCCTTAAGATGTCAGTCCTGGTTAAGTAATATTAGTGTATCTTAATTGAAGCGTAAACACTGGCTAAGCATCGACTTTTTGTCAGAAATACAACAGAGGAGCAAATGGTGAAATTGTTGTATTAATAAAGAAGGCACAGGCCAAGTACAGGGACCTTTGCGAGGTATCTGAGATGTTCAAATTCAACACTTCAGCTCGTTACATTTCCATTATCTTCTCACAAACTGCCGTGAAAAGGTTATTGTCTTGTTTTGATGCGTTTTGAAAGCCACCAAATGAGAGCTTTTAAAGTGACACCACAGTCACATTAGATGTTTGATTTGCTTTAACAATAGAATGAATGCAGGTCtgacattataataataataataataatatatttaatttttaaagcacttttcatgaacccaaagcgctggtacaagacaaaacaagaaaacaaacattgtgcAAAGCAGGCGGTAAATAGTGAAGCTGTTTATAGTTGAAAGATAGTTTTTTATTGGTATATAGCACACGCCTAATGTGAATACAACCGTTAACAATTAAAACTACGATACAGAGAGGACGatactatatgtatatatgttggAGAGCAAATATATAATAGCTAATATATCCTGTTTTTTAATCTCCATATTAGTTAAAATCCAATGACagcattggaaaaaaagattgtcagAGATTCTATGATACTTACATCCACTGTTGTGTCATTATTGATGGAATTTAGCTTGTAGCCCAGGACCACGAGTACATCAACTGATGCTTGCACGTTGGAAAAAGTGTTGATCGCCTCCGTTTCATTAGTGATGTTCTGAAAGCGGGAAAATAAGTCCGCAACATTCTCGTCTAACAAGCCAACTCCGATGTCAACCatctgtaacaacaacaaccgtttATGGGTGACGATCAGTTATCATCATTTTGTGGTGCATCTTTCTGCCCCCAGTATGTTATATCTTTTGAGTACCGGGAAatactttaatttgtttttctgtatgaaATTGAACTTTTTAAATCTTCAGTTTATAAAAGTTAGGCTTACGCTTGCTTGTTGCAGCGCATTCGTCACGTTGACgttcacacacacctctacctcctcttcccATGCAGCGCTGGAATGATCAATTACTTGATTagtgaatgaaaagaaaatgaatcatcatcaaATATGATTATAGATTAATCATTTAAGTGTTTTCTTTAAGCAAAAATGCCCAATTTGTTTTTGGTATTCAGTTTATATTCTAGACAAAACAAGCTATgttgagtattttttaaatatttttttgacaatatatatatatatgccaaaTACTTAATGGAGAAATCGGAAAATAAATTGGCACAATATTTATTGATAACAATAAGGGTTTTGTAGCAGCCTTACCTATCATTGCATTTCCTTCGTCTTTGTCCGACTGTGTTCTTGCATTTCAACACTGCCGTGAACCCAGCTTTGGTTTCTTTCCATTCACCTTCAGCTCTGCAGAACttatcgccaactgttttgagAGAATAAAAAGGCTTCTTGCTGGATTTATCATTTCATACAAACAGCAACTGCAACAATTTGTGCAAAGTTTACATTTGGATAATGAGCAGTTAATCGGAAATGCGGTTGAAGCGTGTTCCCTGTGCTGTTCCTTGTGCAGAGAACAGCCGCTTTACATaatgagatggggggggggatttgataGCTTGAATCATGAAGCTATCAAAGGTGAATATGCAGTTCATGTTCTATCTTTATTATTGAAACTGAGAATTTGGACACTCACATGTTAATATATTCACACATTGAGACATGTTAGACGAACCATTGTTCTCTAGGAGACATACCGTATATGATATTGATATCAACCGAGGCCTTTCTCGATTGATTGTGCCTGTTATGAAATGTGCACGTTAGTTGTGGTTTGTGCGGCATTCGGTGGCAGCCAACCACTGCCTGAGCCGTGTAACCAACTGTTTCCTCAAGGGGCTCTGCAAGGATCACACATGCATGTCATGTATTTTCCTAACAATGCTTTGTATAAgaatttttatttcagtgaatgGGGCGGAGATGATGAACGCAGGGTAATGCACTCACCGTCGGGTTTTAGAGGAATAATTGTGGCTTCGGTGTTTTGACTTGTCCATTTCACAGTATAGCTTTCGATGCTTTCCCGTATCTCACATTTGCCTAGTACTGCCAGATCGTCTGTGCTTTGACAGCGTGGAAATGATGGAACTGTGGTGATGTGAATGATTGGCAGAAGGGCTACATCCATTACGGCGCTGGCTTTGTGAGCTATGTCGTATGACGTTGACCTTTGATGGTAGGCACATGTGTACTCTCCTGAGGGGAGAAGCAACATGAACAGGGGAAAGCAGTCAAAgccatggtttaaaaaaaaacttgtgtgatTATACTGGTTGTGTTTTAGATTGTGACAAAAAATAGACAGTCCCAGCAAAGATCCAGTTTGATTATTTTACACCGGTTTTCCCTACCTCACCTCGCTGGCCACAGCATTCGTAATTCAAGCTGAAATAGCTGATTGGTCGATCTACTGTAAGGCCGTGGAAACAAGCTGTGAACACAACGTTTATGGCACCAGCACTTCATATGTCTACTGCACTTTCATCATTAGCTGCTCTTATTGAATTTTTTAAGTAGGTTTTTTATATTGCATGGATATTTCTTGCATGGTGTTTCTGATCCAcctgattataataataataataataataataatatgactCCTGAGGGGAATATGCTTGCTTATTGCTCCAGTTTAATCATGGATACCAGACTCAAATATGGCAGCCATTCACTTGAATCAAAATGTCTCGCTCGCTTGAGATTTTCTGTCGTCCGGGTTTGTTACTGTAtggtttttatttgtaattgcGATACCAAGAGTGACCACTGGGACAAATTAGCAGCATTTCTGAGTGGTAGTATCATATTTAATACATTCATGAATGTAAGCAATacacaattttaaaatcaacaagacaaaaaataGCTCTGCAAAATATTGGTGTGTAACTGGATACTCTAAATtcaccataggtgtgaatgtgaacttGGATCTGTGAGTACATTACACACTCACCGTAAGACAACTGGCACGCTGAATATGAGTCAGTCAAGTGTGAATAAGTGTCAATACAGtggctgaaaacaaacataccTGCCCAGACCTCTGTTATGTTTTTGAGAGAGAGTTTGGATGTGTATGGTTCTGATGTCACCGCCGCCTCCCTGCCATTATTTATGACAAACACTTTACTCTCCGTTTTTTTCAGCTGCCACACTGGTTGAATTTGGAAATCCTGCATCGATTTGCATATGAGTTCCTGTTTGTCGCCGTACTTCACGGGATTGTCTGGCATTCTTAGATACACAAAGCCTGTAAAACACGAGTCGAATCGGTCTTACAAACATGAGACGAGGCCTTAACGGGATTTCATTAGTGCTCTCATGGGCATAGAAAAATTGACCTTACAAAACTCAGGGGCAGTGTTGGTGCAGAAAGTGTTGCAAAACTGCTGATTTCACCCAGAgcactgtttattttttatgtcataCATCACAATCAGAATCATATGTGTGATTTttgccaagtaggttctcacatacaaggaataTGCTCTGAGGATTGGTTCACAACAAACATAGTTTTGGCTGCAATGGCAATTTACTCTCACATTGTTGGGTTTTTACAAAATACACCGTTGAAATGGATTTTACATCTCTTAAATATGTGCAGATCATCCTGTGAGGTTTAATTACCTGTAGTCTCCAGATGTAATGAGGCATTCAGAAATATGGTGAGGATTTGTGATTTGTTAATCAGGTCTTCTGAATTCACTTCGTAAGCGATGGCCATTTCAAAATCCGCGACGATGCTCCCAATACttcagtgaagaagaaaaaaaatacagatttatcTCACATATGGCAAACAGAGCCCAGTGAGATGAGAGAAATTGAAATTGATCGAAAACAAATACCGGTATTTGGTAATTTTGAGGAAGTCAAATCCCCTCAATGTGCTGTAGACCTTTTTCATctgcaaaacaacaactttcagGAATCAATTTAGTAGTGGGAAAAATGGAAACACCTTAACCAATTAAATTATTCCTGATCCCTGTACAGAATGAAGCAAGTAATATGCTGATTGTTCATAAATACTAGTTTTTACCTCGTCTAAAAATTGCTTATTGCAATTCTGAAATCCCTGAGACATCTCGTCTGCCAGACAATCTCTGAAGTCCAATCCTGTCATGGTGAAAGATCCTTCGACAGACActgtgaggaggaaaaaaagaagtcaacatATGGGAATGCTCACGTCTTTTGATACAAAGCACACAATCGCACAATCAGTTAATTGCCCGTGCAAACTCGGTAAAAATTGACCAAATACCTGAGGTTTTTGAAACACACATATGAGCTGAGTCTTGGGGGAAGGTGCATGTGTCGCTGCCACAACAGGCCTCATTAAACTGACAGACGTTATCACCCCATTTGTGGCCCGACTCGCAGGTGCACTCAGTATAAGCTGAGACAGGTTTACAGGCTtattagagggggggggggggagcacaaTAGTTATACTCTGGGATCAGAGAAACAATAAGACACGCAGTAtttgaaatattagaaaattgtTTACTTGTTGTCCTTTGAATGTTGTCAACGGTGCAAGAGTCATCCACTAAAGGCGTCAGTTTGTTGGTTATATTTGCGATTGCACTTTTCTCTATTGTCAGTTTGGCATAATACATTTGTGTTGAGGGGTCTGAAACGTGCAAAGCAGAAAAGACGTTAAAATGATATAACGTGTACCTGAACAATGTTAtgccaaaaaataacaaaacattttgctcttgttgaattttttttacctttttcgGTAACCTGTGGAATGTCAAAGGAAGATCATGAAGTGGGAGTTGAATTTCATTTGGAAGTTTTGAATTTTAGGATCTAGGTTGTAATACTGTGTTTCTGACCAACCTGGCAAGTGTGGAGTCCCACGATATACAGAAATATAAAGGCccacatgttcatgttcctgCAAATAATGAATATAAGATTGTTTGAAATGGCCTCcggtacaaaaaaaaccccctctgGTGACTGACTGACGAGTTACATTCAATgaccactttattaggtacatctGAGTTTTTGGTCAGAATGACCACATAATACTAAGAATTGTTTCTTACTTTTTGTGCATACATGACCGAGGCTTGACATTATAAACATTAAAGACATCATAAAATTagactttttaattattattgctTTCTGTACTAGGCGCGCAGAAATCCCTACAAAAAAATCCATagttcataattttaaaaaatgagagaaagacaTTTATAGGCAGTATGTAACATTTATAAGACATTTTTGTGTAGTTTTAAGAAGATAGCATATAtaagtgtacagtacagtacattagTATTATAAGGATTTATAATTTACCCTATGAAGACATAATttatatgacttttttttacagtgtattcaTTTCTATTATGTAGTATCTTTTTATACTCTGGCCTCCAATTATGGCCACAGgaggagttgtagttgttgacACATACAATAGTAGAGATATTATATCTGCTTGGTGTTTTATAAAATGCTGTACAGGAGGATTTCAactatgaattaaaaatataaccTATATTGGTTACCTCACTTTTCAGTTTCATGATTAACAAGAGAAGCGCAATAAAACACAATAGGGTATCATTGGTTGAATCAATCCAGGGCCAgtgtgacatttcataaaacatgttttaaaggAATAACGTGCAAATTATGGATATACAATCAATATAGAAAGATCAGCTAACCTGTTTTCGTCCATTTGAGTCGGTGAACCATCACAGCAGCGTCTCATGATGTTAGAAGGATCCGTCTGACGGCGGCACACTTACTGACACTGgtgctgttgctgcagcagctcacagggaagtgaaaaagaaaacacaaaacactaaaGTCAGTTTGAAGTAATCAGTAGCCGGATGAGGTCGCGGCAGGCAGACATGCAAAGTTGAGAAGGCCGCTATGCGGGACAAATTTGACTTTCAAAAATGAACACTAAATGGTACTTGTATTGTTGCTCGTCAGGCTATCAAAACAAAGTATGTGATGAATGTTGCATGAATCtatatttccattttgaaaATACACATGAAACAGTGCCGGCGTAAATATGTTGAATTTATTTtggttgaaatatattttaaacataaaacaaacatatattttactCTATAGACTATAAACTTAAATAGGGTGAGTGTAACTAAACATATCTTACATTTGTGGCTTATGGCAGAATTAGTGTCAAGGGGTGTGCGTGGGTCAGACCTGACCTTCAGAAAGGTCAGATTTCATGACCTTTAGAGGTGATAAAATACCTCTGCAGCTGAAATCACAAAGAGCAAGAGAAGAATAAATGTTCCTTGGATTCTGTTTGTATGGACGTTTAATGAttctttaaaattattttctagCTGCGATTCTGGAGCcagacagaaatatctcaacaggATTGTTATGGAATTTGGTGCAAATATTCGTGTTCCCCTAAGGATGTTCCCTCATGTCTTTGGCAATAGGACGCCTTTTCCTTTAACCTCACCAGCAAATCAGTTTTCACTCATTATGTGAAATATCTCATCATGTATGGCCcagatctttattttttttaaaaatccaatatcCCCAGAGGATAAATCCTATCGACTCCTGTGATCTCCTGTCTTTTCCTCAAGCACCACCATTAGGTTGCCATTTGCGGTCTTGGGTGAAACGTCTCACCAACGTACGGGTTCCCACACATTTCCTGATGCAAATTTCCTGCTGCACTTCCTCAAAACAGACACATATTCAAAgatatttaaataatgtttGAATAGGGACTTTGAAACACACATGAGTTTATTCTTGATGAATTACCTTTGTGGaagtgttttgtaaaaaaaaaaaaaaaagaagaaataagaaataaattcTGTAAGAATTTATTAGTTCATTCGATATGATTATTCATTTGATGCATGTTTGGTGAAGAGCTCGTTCTTATTtaagacacacactcaaaaggATTTGAGACCAACTTGTAAATTGCCATATGCCTTTTGCAAATTAACTTTGAGCCaagatttttaattaaaacttgTACCAATATTTTCACCTGTAGGAAAAATAAGAGGTAAAAACAATGAAgatattaaatacaaaattttACTTCCTTTTTAGAaaaggttctttttttctgttccagcTGCATTACAGCCAAAAATTCACTCATGCGTTCTTCAAGGCTGAGGCAGTATGACTCAGGGCCATTCGTACAGCTGCAGTAGTATGAAACGATAGTCAAGTATACAAAATTCCAGTAGAGTGCAGTATTTTTGCGATCATGTACCTGATGTCGACTGATACTGTATGTAACTCAAATGTAATTATCAGTCAAATGTTGATAGGCTCAGCTGTAGTTTCTTAAagaagcagataaaaaaaagcaaagcaaagttTACAGTAAACAATCATAATCTCAGTCTGAAGGCGCTTTAACCGTTTTCCAGCCTGACGCGAGAGACGTTGATATCACACGGCTGTTTCATGCTCCACATGCGGTGTGTGAGCATCGGGGAGAAAACTCTCCGACTCTTCCGGTGGCGGTCTGTCCTCTTGTCGGTGGGATGATCCGTTGATTTCTTTGCATTGTGGAGGCTGCCTGTGTTGTAATGAGACCTGTAAGaataatttaaaggaaaaaatgaa
The Scophthalmus maximus strain ysfricsl-2021 chromosome 15, ASM2237912v1, whole genome shotgun sequence DNA segment above includes these coding regions:
- the adgrf3a gene encoding adhesion G protein-coupled receptor F5 isoform X1 translates to MRRCCDGSPTQMDENRNMNMWAFIFLYIVGLHTCQVTEKDPSTQMYYAKLTIEKSAIANITNKLTPLVDDSCTVDNIQRTTTCKPVSAYTECTCESGHKWGDNVCQFNEACCGSDTCTFPQDSAHMCVSKTSVSVEGSFTMTGLDFRDCLADEMSQGFQNCNKQFLDEMKKVYSTLRGFDFLKITKYRIGSIVADFEMAIAYEVNSEDLINKSQILTIFLNASLHLETTGFVYLRMPDNPVKYGDKQELICKSMQDFQIQPVWQLKKTESKVFVINNGREAAVTSEPYTSKLSLKNITEVWAGEYTCAYHQRSTSYDIAHKASAVMDVALLPIIHITTVPSFPRCQSTDDLAVLGKCEIRESIESYTVKWTSQNTEATIIPLKPDEPLEETVGYTAQAVVGCHRMPHKPQLTCTFHNRHNQSRKASVDINIIYVGDKFCRAEGEWKETKAGFTAVLKCKNTVGQRRRKCNDSAAWEEEVEVCVNVNVTNALQQASMVDIGVGLLDENVADLFSRFQNITNETEAINTFSNVQASVDVLVVLGYKLNSINNDTTVDDLLDSSSNLMAKSLAKSWNGTVEGNLSLAETYLGCFEKLIAASNITANNRKTNIEVDSCNKERGSICTNTAFGVTVKFDSADSGTVKTTGIKQLGKYLPQTDKKYKLNSIIVSTTAETKQLDSVKVEIDFKLERERPRNVEIKCVYWDNTTRQWSEDGCEWSGPWGSGGRCICSHLSSFAILMAREPIELAGLSEITFVGLSISVMSLVISLAIEFTVWSAVVKTNTLYLRHLAHVNISLCLLLADCCFLASSKPQNISETMCKTLVVLKHFCYLSMFFWMLCLSSTLLHQAVFLFHIVSKKDYLRFSLILGYACPLIIVVLTFLLCNGGTESLYYNSDTCWLVYNGLFKGSLHSFLVPVGIIVFLNVFSMLVVIMKLLDHPKSTETRCEKERMAAKTIMRTVILLTPIFGVTWIFGFGVTFFDLSSGDLASVANYAFSLLNSFQGLFILLTTCLGDTQTREALLNRFQKKVDSSISESSTKLDTT
- the adgrf3a gene encoding adhesion G-protein coupled receptor F3 isoform X2, whose amino-acid sequence is MRRCCDGSPTQMDENRNMNMWAFIFLYIVGLHTCQVTEKDPSTQMYYAKLTIEKSAIANITNKLTPLVDDSCTVDNIQRTTTCKPVSAYTECTCESGHKWGDNVCQFNEACCGSDTCTFPQDSAHMCVSKTSVSVEGSFTMTGLDFRDCLADEMSQGFQNCNKQFLDEMKKVYSTLRGFDFLKITKYRIGSIVADFEMAIAYEVNSEDLINKSQILTIFLNASLHLETTGEYTCAYHQRSTSYDIAHKASAVMDVALLPIIHITTVPSFPRCQSTDDLAVLGKCEIRESIESYTVKWTSQNTEATIIPLKPDEPLEETVGYTAQAVVGCHRMPHKPQLTCTFHNRHNQSRKASVDINIIYVGDKFCRAEGEWKETKAGFTAVLKCKNTVGQRRRKCNDSAAWEEEVEVCVNVNVTNALQQASMVDIGVGLLDENVADLFSRFQNITNETEAINTFSNVQASVDVLVVLGYKLNSINNDTTVDDLLDSSSNLMAKSLAKSWNGTVEGNLSLAETYLGCFEKLIAASNITANNRKTNIEVDSCNKERGSICTNTAFGVTVKFDSADSGTVKTTGIKQLGKYLPQTDKKYKLNSIIVSTTAETKQLDSVKVEIDFKLERERPRNVEIKCVYWDNTTRQWSEDGCEWSGPWGSGGRCICSHLSSFAILMAREPIELAGLSEITFVGLSISVMSLVISLAIEFTVWSAVVKTNTLYLRHLAHVNISLCLLLADCCFLASSKPQNISETMCKTLVVLKHFCYLSMFFWMLCLSSTLLHQAVFLFHIVSKKDYLRFSLILGYACPLIIVVLTFLLCNGGTESLYYNSDTCWLVYNGLFKGSLHSFLVPVGIIVFLNVFSMLVVIMKLLDHPKSTETRCEKERMAAKTIMRTVILLTPIFGVTWIFGFGVTFFDLSSGDLASVANYAFSLLNSFQGLFILLTTCLGDTQTREALLNRFQKKVDSSISESSTKLDTT